Below is a window of Geomonas oryzisoli DNA.
ACAATCGCGGAGCTGTACGTCGAGAGGAGCAGGGTGAAGGGAATCATCGGCAACATCTACAAGGGAAGGGTGGTCCGGGTGCTGCCTGGCATGCAGGCGGCATTCGTGGACATCGGGCTGGAAAAGGCGGCCTTCCTCTACGTGGCGGACGTCTTCGACGCCATGGACGAGTACGACAGTTACATGGAACCGGAGGAGGGGGAGGAACCGGTACCGCACCCGCTGCACCCGATCGAGGAACTGCTGCAGGAAGGGCAGGAGCTCCTGGTGCAGATCTCCAAGGAGCCGATCGGCACCAAGGGCGCCCGCATCACGGCGCACATCTCGCTGCCGGGACGGCACCTGGTCTACATGCCGACCGTCGATCACGTCGGCATCTCGCGTCGCATCGAGGACGAGGTCGAGCGTGAGCGCCTGAAGGAGATCGTCGACCGCATCAAGCCGGTCGGTGGCGGCTTCATCGTCCGGACCGTGTCCGAAGGGAAGAGCGAGGAGGACCTGGTCGCCGACCTGCACTACCTCACCAAGCTCTGGGACGAGATCGCCAAGAAGAAGGACAAGGCCGGCGCGCCGACCCTGATCCACTCCGACCTGGACGTGACCCAGAAGGTGGTGCGCGACATCCTCACCGAATCGGTCGAGCGCATCGTGGTCGACTCGAAGCCCGAGCACGACAAGATCGTCCAGTTCATCAGCACCTTCATGCCCAAGATGAAGTACTCCATCGAGCTCTACGACGAGGAGGAGCCGATCTTCGACCACTTCGGCCTCGAAGTGGAGATCAGCCGGGCGCTGGGCCGCAAGGTCTGGCTGAAATCGGGCGGCTACATCATCATCGAGCAGACCGAGGCGTTGACGGCCATCGACGTCAACACCGGGCGCTACGTCGGCAAGCACAACCTCGAAGACACCATCCTCAAAACCAACCTGGAAGCGGTCAAGGAGATCGCCTACCAGCTGCGCCTTAGGAACCTGGGCGGGATCATCATCATCGACTTCATCGACATGGAGAAGGAGGTGAACCGCGAGAAGGTCTACGGTGCGCTGGAAGAAGCGCTCAAGAGCGACAAGTCCAAGACCAACATCCTGAAGATCTCCGAGCTCGGTCTGGTCGAGATGACCAGGAAGCGGGTGCGCGAGAGCCTCGGGCGCATGATGTGCGAGCCCTGCCCGTACTGCGAAGGGCGCGGCTACGTGAAGTCCAAGATCACCGTCTGCCACGAGATCTTCCGCGAGCTGCGCCGCGAGATGCTCGACATCCGCGGCACCAAGGTGATGCTCACCGTGCACCCGCAGGTGGCCGACCTCCTCTACGACGAGGAGCGCCGCGGCCTGGAGGAGCTGGAGAAGAACTTCAAGAAGCGGATCACCGTGCGCGCCAAGCCCGGTTTCCACCAGGAGCAGTTCGAAGTAGCAGTCAGCTAATTTTTAATACCCAGGAGAGAAGATGATTGGCACGCCGCTGAAAAATGGTGCGACGAGGATGATGCTGTTGGGCTCGGGCGAGCTCGGCAAGGAAGTGGCCATCGAGGCCCAGAGGTTCGGGATCGAGGTGGTCGCGGTGGACCGCTACGCCGATGCGCCGGCCATGCAGGTCGCGCACAGAAGTCACGTGATCGACATGCTGAACCGCGAAGAGCTGGACCGGGTGGTGCGCCTGGAAAAACCGCATTACATCGTTCCCGAGATCGAGGCGATCAACACCGAGTACCTCCTGGAGCTGGAGCGGGAAGGGTTCAACGTCATTCCGACGGCGCGCGCCACCAACCTGACCATGAACCGTGAGGGGATCCGCCGCCTGGCCGCAGAGGAGCTAGGGCTCCCGACCGCCGCCTACCGTTTCGCCACCAGCATGGATGAATTCCGCGAGGCGGTCGAAGCCATCGGCCTTCCCTGCGTCGTCAAGCCGATCATGAGTTCGTCGGGCAAGGGGCAAAGCGTCCTGCGCGACGCGGCGGACATGGAGCGCTGCTTCAAGTACGCCATCGAAGGAGCGCGCGGCGCCTCCAACAAGGTCATCGTCGAGCAGTTCATCCCCTTCGACTACGAGATCACCCTCCTCACCGTGCGCCACGTGGGCGGCACCAGCTTCTGCCCTCCCATCGGGCACCGCCAGATCGACGGCGACTACCACGAGTCCTGGCAGCCGACCCCGATGACGCCGGCGGTGCTGGCCGAGGCGCAACGCCAGGCCGACGCCGTGACCGGCGCCCTCGGCGG
It encodes the following:
- a CDS encoding Rne/Rng family ribonuclease; protein product: MGNELVINTTSHETRIALIENGTIAELYVERSRVKGIIGNIYKGRVVRVLPGMQAAFVDIGLEKAAFLYVADVFDAMDEYDSYMEPEEGEEPVPHPLHPIEELLQEGQELLVQISKEPIGTKGARITAHISLPGRHLVYMPTVDHVGISRRIEDEVERERLKEIVDRIKPVGGGFIVRTVSEGKSEEDLVADLHYLTKLWDEIAKKKDKAGAPTLIHSDLDVTQKVVRDILTESVERIVVDSKPEHDKIVQFISTFMPKMKYSIELYDEEEPIFDHFGLEVEISRALGRKVWLKSGGYIIIEQTEALTAIDVNTGRYVGKHNLEDTILKTNLEAVKEIAYQLRLRNLGGIIIIDFIDMEKEVNREKVYGALEEALKSDKSKTNILKISELGLVEMTRKRVRESLGRMMCEPCPYCEGRGYVKSKITVCHEIFRELRREMLDIRGTKVMLTVHPQVADLLYDEERRGLEELEKNFKKRITVRAKPGFHQEQFEVAVS
- the purT gene encoding formate-dependent phosphoribosylglycinamide formyltransferase; this translates as MIGTPLKNGATRMMLLGSGELGKEVAIEAQRFGIEVVAVDRYADAPAMQVAHRSHVIDMLNREELDRVVRLEKPHYIVPEIEAINTEYLLELEREGFNVIPTARATNLTMNREGIRRLAAEELGLPTAAYRFATSMDEFREAVEAIGLPCVVKPIMSSSGKGQSVLRDAADMERCFKYAIEGARGASNKVIVEQFIPFDYEITLLTVRHVGGTSFCPPIGHRQIDGDYHESWQPTPMTPAVLAEAQRQADAVTGALGGRGIFGCEFFITGDKVWFSEVSPRPHDTGMVTMISQNLSEFELHVRAILGLPVPEVVSQGCAASHVILAEDAVAEVGFEGVAEALVVAGNKLRLFGKPDTRKGRRMGVALAFGADCDEARAKAEESAHCVKIVKR